From the genome of Nicotiana sylvestris chromosome 2, ASM39365v2, whole genome shotgun sequence, one region includes:
- the LOC104226652 gene encoding DEAD-box ATP-dependent RNA helicase 16 → MNKVEERAEEEEEEQSFEELGVDPRLIRALTKKSILKPTPIQRVAIPLILEGKDVVARAKTGSGKTFAYLLPLLQKLFTSQSPSTKNLAPTALILVPTRELCQQVCSEANSLIELCRVQLRLVQLTSSMSVSELKTTLAGPPEIVVSTPACIQTCLKNGVIQAKAVQDSLSILILDEADLLLSYGYEDDLKALTSHVPRRCQCLLMSATSSSDVEKLKKLILHNPYILTLPEVGDTKDDIIPKNVQQFYISCAARDKLVHILALLKLELVQKKVLIFTNSIDMSFRLKLFFEQFGIKSAVLNAELPQSSRLHILEEFNAGLFDYLIATDESQSEGKEQVDDQNGSERKKSKKHRKHKLDAEFGVVRGIDFKNVYTVINFEMPQTAAGYVHRIGRTGRAYNTGASVSLVSAEETEIFEEIKSLLGENEDKVSQFIAPFPLLSKNAVESLRYRAEDVARSVTKIAVRESRAQDLRNEILNSEKLKAHFQDNPKDLDLLKHDKMLSKKAPAPHLRDVPDYLVDPTTQEASKIVKLARAAMGNTNASRGKGSKGRFKRSRDPLKTFSAEAPKRAGKGGMKRKAKDTDNGHKYKKKHSA, encoded by the exons ATGAACAAAGTAGAAGAAAGAGCagaggaggaagaagaggagCAGAGCTTCGAGGAATTAGGAGTTGATCCTCGTCTTATCCGTGCCTTAACCAAGAAATCTATCCTTAAACCTACCCCTATTCAGCGTGTTGCTATTCCCCTTATCCTC gAAGGGAAAGATGTGGTTGCCCGAGCTAAGACTGGTTCTGGAAAGACCTTTGCTTATCTCCTTCCTTTACTTCAGAAGCTCTTTACTAGTCAGTCACCTTCAACCAAGAATCTTGCACCCACTGCTTTAATTCTTGTACCTACTAGGGAATTGTGCCAACAG GTTTGTTCAGAGGCCAATTCGTTGATTGAACTATGTAGAGTGCAATTGAGACTTGTTCAATTGACCAGCTCCATGTCTGTTTCTGAATTG AAAACTACGTTGGCAGGGCCTCCTGAAATTGTTGTATCTACTCCTGCCTGTATACAGACATGCTTGAAGAATGGTGTTATTCAAGCAAAAGCTGTTCAAGATTCTCTCTCCATTCTCATTCTCGATGAG GCAGATCTTCTTTTGTCGTATGGATATGAAGATGATCTGAAAGCTCTTACATCTCATGTACCAAGACGTTGCCAGTGCCTTTTGATGTCTGCAACCTCAAG TTCTGACGTCGAAAAGCTGAAAAAGCTTATTTTACACAATCCCTACATCTTAACTTTGCCTGAAGTGGGTGATACTAAGGATGACATTATCCCAAAAAATGTTCAGCAATTTTAT ATTTCTTGTGCTGCTCGTGATAAGCTTGTCCATATCCTTGCCCTCTTGAAGCTAGAGTTGGTCCAGAAAAAAGTGCTGATATTTACAAATTCAATTGACATGAGTTTTAGACTCAAACTGTTCTTTGAGCAG TTTGGGATCAAGTCTGCAGTATTAAATGCGGAGCTGCCTCAGAGTTCTCGTCTACACATCCTTGAG GAATTCAATGCTGGGCTATTTGATTACTTGATTGCGACTGATGAAAGTCAATCAGAAGGAAAGGAACAGGTTGATGATCAAAATGGCAGTGAGCGGAAGAAATCGAAAAAACACCGAAAACATAAATTGGATGCAGAGTTTGGCGTGGTTAGAGGGATAGACTTTAAAAATGTGTATACT GTGATAAATTTTGAGATGCCTCAAACAGCTGCAGGCTATGTACATCGGATTGGACGTACTGGAAGAGCATATAATACTGGAGCATCTGTTTCTCTT GTTTCTGCTGAAGAGACAGAAATATTTGAAGAGATTAAATCTTTACTTGGGGAAAATGAAGACAAGGTGTCACAGTTTATTGCGCCATTCCCGTTGCTGAGTAAGAACGCAGTGGAGTCTTTGCGTTACCGAGCCGAG GATGTTGCAAGGAGTGTCACAAAAATTGCTGTAAGAGAATCACGGGCTCAGGATCTGAGGAATGAAATTCTTAATTCTGAAAA GTTGAAGGCTCATTTTCAAGATAATCCAAAAGACTTAG ATCTTTTGAAGCATGATAAGATGTTAAGTAAGAAGGCACCTGCCCCACACCTACGTGATGTACCTGACTACCTAGTGGATCCAACAACACAGGAAGCTAGCAAGATTGTGAAGCTTGCTAGAGCTGCAATGGGCAATACTAATGCATCTCGCGGCAAAGGATCAAAGGGAAGGTTCAAAAGAAGCAGAGACCCTCTTAAAACATTTTCAGCTGAG GCACCGAAGCGAGCAGGAAAAGGTGGGATGAAGAGAAAGGCAAAAGATACTGATAATGGCCATAAATACAAAAAGAAACACTCTGCTTAA
- the LOC104226651 gene encoding tetrahydroberberine oxidase-like — protein MTTFNKLTIFLFLSICLSSSCVASASSHDHFLECLSHKTMSSSSMSQVIHTPKNSSYSTILNSFESNLRISSDVNPSIIITPLDETQIQAAMHCSKKHGLQIRIRSGGHDYEGLSYISETPFVIIDLRNLRSISIDIESKTAWIQAGATLGEVYYRIAEKSKTLAFVGGVCPTVGVGGHFTGGGYGMMSRKFGLAADNIIDAKLIDANGRIQYRESMGEDLFWAIRGGGGTSFGLIISWKVKLLDIPEKVAVFNVTRTLEQNATQLVYKWQHIADKVDDNLLLRLFLRSSESPFQRGQRTVHASFTTMFVGGVDELLHEMQKSFPELGLAKEDCIEMSWIESIPYFFGFPRGTSLDVLLNRNITDKKGYFKRKSDYVRHPISINGLKGIWKLFDQIGENSAELIISPYGGKLNDFSESETPFPHRAGNIFSIHYEVIWEKKESSKKHIAWIQKLYGYMAKYVSNSPRAAYFNYRDLDLGVNNKGNTSYTQAKIWGEKYFKNNFDRLVQVKTKVDPTNFFRNEQSIPPLMVI, from the coding sequence ATGACAACTTTCAACAAGTTAAcaatctttctctttctttcaattTGCCTTTCATCATCATGTGTTGCCTCAGCAAGCAGTCATGATCACTTTCTTGAATGCCTTTCTCACAAAACTATGAGCTCAAGTTCAATGTCACAAGTCATCCACACACCTAAAAACTCATCATATTCCACCATTTTGAACTCTTTTGAGAGTAATCTTAGGATAAGCTCCGACGTCAACCCCTCAATTATTATCACTCCTTTGGACGAAACTCAAATCCAAGCAGCTATGCATTGCTCCAAGAAACATGGCTTACAAATCAGAATTCGAAGTGGCGGACATGACTATGAGGGCCTTTCCTACATTTCTGAAACCCCTTTTGTCATCATTGATCTTAGAAACCTAAGATCAATCTCCATTGACATCGAAAGCAAGACTGCTTGGATTCAAGCTGGCGCGACCCTAGGGGAAGTTTACTATAGAATCGCTGAAAAAAGCAAAACATTGGCCTTTGTTGGTGGGGTTTGCCCTACTGTTGGTGTTGGAGGACACTTCACTGGTGGAGGCTACGGAATGATGTCTCGAAAATTCGGTCTTGCTGCTGATAATATTATTGATGCTAAATTAATCGATGCCAATGGACGGATCCAATATCGAGAATCAATGGGGGAAGACCTCTTTTGGGCTATTAGAGGAGGTGGAGGGACTAGCTTTGGTCTCATTATTTCATGGAAGGTGAAATTACTTGACATTCCAGAAAAGGTGGCGGTCTTCAACGTGACACGAACGTTAGAACAAAATGCAACTCAACTTGTCTACAAATGGCAACATATCGCGGACAAAGTTGATGACAATCTCCTCCTCAGACTCTTCCTGAGGAGCAGTGAATCTCCATTTCAGCGCGGTCAAAGGACTGTACACGCCTCTTTCACTACCATGTTCGTTGGAGGAGTGGATGAACTCCTCCACGAAATGCAAAAGAGCTTCCCCGAACTAGGGTTGGCAAAAGAAGATTGCATTGAGATGAGTTGGATCGAATCTATACCCTATTTTTTTGGTTTCCCAAGGGGCACATCACTTGACGTGTTACTAAACAGAAATATCACAGATAAAAAGGGATACTTCAAACGAAAATCAGACTATGTCCGACACCCTATTTCAATAAATGGTCTCAAAGGTATATGGAAACTATTCGACCAAATAGGCGAAAACTCGGCAGAATTGATAATTAGTCCTTACGGAGGAAAGTTGAATGACTTCTCAGAATCTGAAACCCCTTTCCCGCATAGAGCTGGAAATATATTCTCAATCCATTATGAGGTGATTtgggaaaaaaaagaaagttcTAAAAAACATATAGCTTGGATTCAGAAGCTTTATGGATACATGGCTAAGTATGTTTCAAACTCTCCTAGAGCTGCTTATTTCAACTACAGAGATCTTGATTTGGGAGTGAACAACAAAGGAAATACAAGCTATACACAAGCAAAAATCTGGGGAGAGAAATACTTCAAGAACAATTTTGATAGATTGGTGCAAGTGAAGACTAAAGTTGATCCAACAAATTTCTTTAGGAATGAACAAAGTATTCCTCCTCTCATGgtaatttaa